The sequence below is a genomic window from Polaribacter vadi.
AGCCTTTTCTATTTTTTAATTGCGAGTAGTTTAGGAATTTTACTACGCCTTTTTCCTGTAGCCAATGTAAATGCCACCTATAAATATTTAGTTCATACACACTCTCACATTGCACTTTTAGGTTGGGTGTATGTTGCTTTAACATCATTAATTTTTCATTTATGTATTAAAGATGATGTTCAAAAAAAGTATTCAAGAGTATTTTGGTGTACGCAAATAACAATTATAGGCATGCTTTTAAGTTTTCCGATAACTGGGTATGCAGTATTCTCAATTATTTTTTCTACTCTTTTCTTAATTTGCTCTTATTGGTTTTATCTTTTTTTTAGAAAAAATAATACGTGCGAAAAAAAAAGCTATTCTTATAAATTCATAAATACTTCCCTCCTATTTATGGTGTTTTCTAGCATAGGTCCTTGGGCTTTAGGAATTATCATGAACACTTTAGGAAACACTTCTCATTGGTATAAAAATGCCATTTATTTCTATTTGCATTTTCAATATAATGGCTGGTTTATTTTCTGTTTACTAGGAATCTTTTTAATCTTTATTGAAAAAAACAAGATTAATATTGATACAAAAACACTTTCTACCTTTTATAGAAACTTAACAATCAGTTGTTTTCTTACCTTGTTTTTATCATTTCTATGGATAAATCCTCCAAAATACATCTTTGTTTTATCTACTTTAGGTGTTATTTTTCAACTGATAGCATTGTTCCAATTTCATCAAATATTAATCGGAATTAAATCTCAAATAGCTGAAATTTTAACGCCGTTTTTATATCAATTATTTAAATTTATATATGTTCTTTTTATCTCCAAAATTATACTACAATTTTTGTCTGATATTCCTTATTTATCAACCCTTATTTCACAAATTATAGATTTTGTTATTGGTTATTTACACCTTACATTTCTAGGTTTGGTCAGTTTAAGTTTGTTTATATTTCTTGCCTATTTTAAGTTGATAAAACTATCTGAATTTTGGGTAAAAATTTATCTTCTTGGTTTTATTATTTCCGAAGTTTTAATCTTTTATAAAGGTTTCTGTAATTGGCAACAATTGTCAATTTTCGAAAATTATTATCTTACACTTGTTTTGGTAAGTGGCTTAATTCCAATAAGTGTTTTTGGAATCTTCTTTCAAAATATTGTAAAAAGAAGGATTTTAATTAACAAATAATATCATCAACTTTCACTTTTATTTAAGTTGCAACAATATTCTTTTCATTATTTTTGTCGCAAAACAAACCTTTTGAAAAGAATCTTTTTTTTATTGCTGACTTTTTCTACACTATTTTCTTTTTCTCAAACAGAAGAGAAAGAAACAAGAAAAATTGAATACAAAGCTGAAATTCAAGAAGCTGATGAAGAGAAATATCCTGGAGCAACTGTGCTTATAGGAAACGTACAAATGAATCATGAAGGCATTGATTTAACTTGCCAACAAGCATTGTACTACAGAAAACAAAATTTCTTTAAAGCCATTGGAAACGTTCTTATAAAACAAGGTGATACCATTACTCAAACTAGCGATTATGCAGATTATGATGCGAATGCTAAACAAGCACTTTCTTGGGGAAATGTAGTCTTGAAAGACCCAACAATGACGTTAACTACAGATACTTTGCAGTTTGACAGAATTAATCAAAAATTGTATTACCAAAGTTATGCAACTATAAAAGACGAAACCAATACCTTAAAAAGTAAATACGGAAATTATTATTTAGAAGATAAAAAATTCATTGCAACTACAAGAGTTACAGTCGTAAATCCTGAACATAATTTAGAATCCGAGCATTTAAATTATTACACAGAAACTGGACATACGTATTTGTATGGACCATCCACCATTACAAACACACAAAACGAGAATAGAATTTATTGCGAAAAAGGTTTCTATGATACCAAAACCGATATTTCTCACTTTTTAGACAACGCAAAAATCTATTCTAAAGAAAGAACGATTGAAGGTGATAGTTTGTATTATGATAAAAAAAGAGGTTTTGCATCTGCCACCAACAATATTCAAATTATAGATACCGTTCAAAATTTTATTTCAAGAGGGAATTATGCTGAACTTTTTGAATTGAAAGATTCCTTATACATCATCAAAAAAGCGGTTGCCATTTCAATTATTGATAAAGATTCGATGTTTATTCATGGAGATACTTTATTGGTTACTGGAAAACCAAAAAAGCGAATTGTAAGAACCTATCACAATGTAAAAATATTTAAATCGGATTTGCAAGGAAAGTGCGATTCTATCCACACAAACCAAACAACTGGCTATACAAAAATGTATAGAAACCCTGTAATTTGGTCGGATCAAAATCAAATTACTGGAGACAGTATTTATCTACAATCCAATACAGAAACCGAAAACTTAGATTCTTTAAAGGTTTTTAATAACGCTTTTATTATTTCTAAAGATTCTTTATCTAAAGACGATTTCAACCAAATAAAAGGAAGAAATATGTATGGAAAATTTCTAGAAAATAAGCTAAAAACGTTGTTTGTAGAAGGAAATGCAGAGTCTGTTTACTTTAATAGAAACGAAGAAACTGATGTTTTAGAAACAATTACCAAAGAAATCTCCAGCAATATTGAGTTTGTTTTTGATAATGGCGAAATTGAATCTATCAAATATTTAAAAGCTTCAGAAGGTAAAACCTATCCTCCTTCCATGTTTCCTGATGAAGATAGAAAATTAAAAAACTTTATTTGGAGAGAAGATGAACAGCCTAAAAAAATGGAAGATATTTTTATAGTTGATAAAAATGATGGCAAAAAACCACCCTTAAAAAAGAAGTCTTCTAAAAATTCATCAGCAGTTATTCAAGATAAAAAATTAAAGGAGAAAAAGAAAGTTTCAAAGTTGCAAGATAATGAGTAATTCGAAAGCCGATTTTTACAAACACCAAGCACAAACATCACCTTATCCATTAGCTATAGAAGTTAGTCATGCAAATGGGAGTTATATTTATGATGTTGATGGAAAAAAATATTTAGACTTTGTTGCAGGCGTTTCTGCCAATAGTTTAGGACACAATCATCCAAAAGTATCAGAAGCTATTAAAAATCAAGTTGATAAGTACGCTCATGTAATGGTTTATGGCGAATTTATTCAACAACCACAAGTTGATTTATGTAAACTATTAGCAACTACTTTACCTGAAAATTTACAATCAATATATATTACCAATTCTGGAACAGAAGCTACAGAAGGTGCTTTAAAACTAGCTAAAAGAGTTACCAATAGATCAGAAATTATTGCCGCAAAAAATTCCTATCATGGAAACACAATGGGTGCCATGAGTGTTTCTGGTGTAGAAAAACAAAATGCAGCTTTTAGACCTTTAATTCCTGGATCAAAATTTATTGCTTTTAATTCTGATTTCGATTTGCAACAAATCACCACAAAAACTGCTGCAGTAATTTTAGAAACCATTCAAGGTGGAGCAGGTTTTATAGAGCCGCAAAAAGATTATTTATCCAACGTAAAAAAACGTTGCCAGGAAGTTGGAGCGTTACTAATTTTAGATGAAATTCAAACAGGAATTGGTAGAACAGGAACTTTTTGGGGTTTTGAAAATTACAATGTTGTTCCAGATATTATAATTACAGGAAAAGGTTTGGGTGGTGGAATGCCAATTGGCGCATTTATTGCTTCTTTTGAACATATGAGCTTATTAAAAGACAATCCTAAATTAGGACATATTTCTACTTTTGCTGGTCATCCCATAATTGCTGCAGCTGCTGTTGCTACAGTTACAGAAATTTTGGAGAAAGAGTATCTTTCAGAAAGTTTGCGCAAAGAAAAAATCATAAGAAAACATTTACAACATCCTGAAATCAAAGAAATTAGAGGCAAAGGTTTAATGTTGGCTGCCATTGTAGAATCGCCAGAATTAGCTGCAAAAATTGTTCTAAAATGTTTAGACAGAGGCTTAATTTTATTCTTCTTGTTGTTTGAAGCAAAAGCCATGAGAATTACACCTCCACTAACAATTTCTGATGAAGAATTGATAGCAGGTTGTCAACTAATATTAGAAGTTATCGAAGAAGTTTCTTAAAACTAATTCAAATAAAAAATGCGTTAAAGTTATATTCTAAAATATAATTTTAACACATTTTTTTATTGTAATATATTTCTTAAATATTCGCTGCTAACCAGTCACCAACTTCTTTAGTTCCGTAACTTTTTGCGCCATCAGATAAATCTTCTGTAACAATTCCTTTTTCTAAAGCACTATTTACAGCATCTCTAATTGCTTTTCCTTCTGCTTGTAAACCAAAGT
It includes:
- a CDS encoding OstA-like protein — translated: MKRIFFLLLTFSTLFSFSQTEEKETRKIEYKAEIQEADEEKYPGATVLIGNVQMNHEGIDLTCQQALYYRKQNFFKAIGNVLIKQGDTITQTSDYADYDANAKQALSWGNVVLKDPTMTLTTDTLQFDRINQKLYYQSYATIKDETNTLKSKYGNYYLEDKKFIATTRVTVVNPEHNLESEHLNYYTETGHTYLYGPSTITNTQNENRIYCEKGFYDTKTDISHFLDNAKIYSKERTIEGDSLYYDKKRGFASATNNIQIIDTVQNFISRGNYAELFELKDSLYIIKKAVAISIIDKDSMFIHGDTLLVTGKPKKRIVRTYHNVKIFKSDLQGKCDSIHTNQTTGYTKMYRNPVIWSDQNQITGDSIYLQSNTETENLDSLKVFNNAFIISKDSLSKDDFNQIKGRNMYGKFLENKLKTLFVEGNAESVYFNRNEETDVLETITKEISSNIEFVFDNGEIESIKYLKASEGKTYPPSMFPDEDRKLKNFIWREDEQPKKMEDIFIVDKNDGKKPPLKKKSSKNSSAVIQDKKLKEKKKVSKLQDNE
- a CDS encoding aspartate aminotransferase family protein, encoding MSNSKADFYKHQAQTSPYPLAIEVSHANGSYIYDVDGKKYLDFVAGVSANSLGHNHPKVSEAIKNQVDKYAHVMVYGEFIQQPQVDLCKLLATTLPENLQSIYITNSGTEATEGALKLAKRVTNRSEIIAAKNSYHGNTMGAMSVSGVEKQNAAFRPLIPGSKFIAFNSDFDLQQITTKTAAVILETIQGGAGFIEPQKDYLSNVKKRCQEVGALLILDEIQTGIGRTGTFWGFENYNVVPDIIITGKGLGGGMPIGAFIASFEHMSLLKDNPKLGHISTFAGHPIIAAAAVATVTEILEKEYLSESLRKEKIIRKHLQHPEIKEIRGKGLMLAAIVESPELAAKIVLKCLDRGLILFFLLFEAKAMRITPPLTISDEELIAGCQLILEVIEEVS